One window from the genome of Candidatus Manganitrophaceae bacterium encodes:
- a CDS encoding aminoglycoside phosphotransferase family protein — protein MTADPQQPIDLSLAREICHRLGIGRPVWVSEPLGGVVNESYLFLMDNGRRWVCRINVHDRHLDKIARETKTYRWLHQVAPDLPLALDYLPDCSKALLPFDYALIPFLEGHGVGDAIESLPAEKRSILLEEIGRLLRRFHRIRIPLFGNRPDDPQVFPKEDSWRDYLEGRFDAGLSRCERSLGDPPTWKETLTRRFAEALQGVPDRIEPVFLHGDFHYDNLVFVEASGAPRISGVFDLEWAWWGDAVADLLHLEEAFFFYPQDRAPFLAGYGEAAWPMESLKVYRTLHSLRALAVGYESAPEPDWGLIARHEERLRLLAEGKNPMEPF, from the coding sequence ATGACCGCCGACCCACAGCAGCCGATCGATCTCTCCCTCGCACGGGAGATCTGCCATCGGCTCGGCATCGGCCGGCCGGTCTGGGTCTCCGAGCCGCTCGGCGGGGTGGTCAATGAAAGTTATCTCTTCCTGATGGACAACGGTCGCCGCTGGGTCTGTCGGATCAATGTCCATGATCGGCATCTCGATAAAATCGCCCGGGAGACGAAGACCTACCGCTGGCTTCACCAGGTCGCCCCCGACCTGCCGCTTGCGCTCGATTATCTCCCCGACTGCTCCAAAGCGCTGCTGCCGTTTGACTATGCGTTGATCCCTTTCTTGGAAGGACACGGCGTCGGCGATGCGATCGAGTCGCTTCCGGCCGAGAAGCGATCGATCCTTCTGGAGGAGATCGGGCGACTGCTGCGACGGTTCCACCGGATTCGGATTCCTCTCTTCGGAAACCGACCCGACGATCCTCAGGTGTTTCCAAAGGAGGACTCCTGGCGGGATTATCTTGAAGGGCGATTTGACGCAGGGCTCTCACGCTGCGAACGGTCCCTCGGCGATCCACCGACTTGGAAAGAGACATTGACCCGCCGCTTTGCCGAGGCGCTGCAGGGGGTTCCCGATCGGATCGAGCCGGTCTTCCTCCACGGCGACTTCCATTATGATAATCTTGTCTTTGTGGAGGCCTCCGGCGCGCCCCGGATCTCGGGAGTCTTCGATCTGGAATGGGCTTGGTGGGGGGATGCGGTCGCCGACCTGCTCCATCTCGAAGAGGCCTTTTTTTTCTACCCTCAAGACCGCGCTCCGTTTTTGGCCGGCTATGGGGAAGCCGCCTGGCCTATGGAGTCGCTGAAGGTCTATCGCACCCTTCATTCACTCCGTGCGCTCGCCGTCGGATACGAATCCGCACCGGAGCCTGACTGGGGCCTGATCGCCCGACATGAAGAGCGGCTTCGCCTCTTGGCCGAGGGGAAAAATCCGATGGAGCCATTTTGA